A window from Oceanithermus desulfurans encodes these proteins:
- a CDS encoding L-threonylcarbamoyladenylate synthase: protein MPSEFDLSLHTLQSGGLLAWPTDTTWGLLARADRPEALERIYRVKGRDPAKPLQLLVADLPAARRLLDPGWDAAPFERLARALWPGGLTLVVPAGPAAPAACVHEGKLGLRLPADPELRRLLARAGDYAAATSLNPSGRPPVLRYRDALRYADWVDRIHPGEAGGTAASTVVDLTVPRILREGAVPAAVVRRLLEEA from the coding sequence ATGCCGTCCGAGTTTGACCTCAGCCTCCACACCCTCCAAAGCGGCGGCCTGCTCGCCTGGCCGACCGACACCACCTGGGGCCTGTTGGCGCGGGCCGACCGCCCCGAGGCGCTCGAGCGCATCTACCGGGTCAAGGGGCGCGACCCCGCGAAGCCGCTGCAGTTGCTGGTCGCGGACCTACCGGCGGCGCGGCGGTTGCTGGACCCCGGCTGGGACGCCGCGCCGTTCGAACGCCTCGCCCGGGCGCTGTGGCCCGGGGGGCTCACCCTGGTCGTGCCCGCCGGACCCGCGGCTCCCGCCGCCTGCGTGCACGAGGGCAAGCTGGGGCTGCGGCTGCCCGCCGACCCCGAGCTGCGGCGGCTGCTCGCGCGCGCGGGAGACTACGCCGCCGCCACCAGCCTGAATCCCAGCGGCCGCCCGCCGGTCCTGCGCTACCGGGACGCCCTGCGGTACGCTGACTGGGTGGACCGGATTCACCCCGGCGAGGCGGGGGGCACCGCAGCGTCGACCGTGGTCGACCTGACCGTACCGCGCATCCTGCGCGAGGGGGCGGTGCCGGCGGCGGTGGTGCGCCGGCTGCTGGAGGAAGCATGA
- the gatA gene encoding Asp-tRNA(Asn)/Glu-tRNA(Gln) amidotransferase subunit GatA, translating to MDAVTIARRVRAGELDPGDVLRETLARIERFDARVHAFLTLNPEAEAEAEAVRRRVEAGEELPLAGVPVAVKDNLTTRGLATTCASGVLEGFVPPYDAAAVERLRAAGAVLVGKTNLDEFAMGSSTEHSHFGPTRNPWDLERVPGGSSGGSAAAVAAAYVPVAVGSDTGGSVRQPAAFTGTLGFKPTYGRISRYGLVAFASSLDQVGTFGRSVADLALVSRVLMGHDPRDATSLEAPPARLEPDPRRGRGYTLGVVRETLEEGNSPGVLDALARFRTVLESAGVRFVEVELPSLRHALAAYYLVATAEASSNLARYDGVHYGARVAAGEVRALMQRTRERGFGAEVKRRILMGTFALSSGYYDAYYGRALKARRRIAAEFAQAFWEVDLLVTPTTPTPAFRLGAKLDDPLEMYLSDVDTVAVNLAGLPALSLPAGFEEGLPLGVQLIAPALAEDRLFDLAALFERLTEGAYQQTAPLD from the coding sequence ATGGACGCCGTTACCATCGCCCGCCGCGTTCGCGCCGGGGAACTCGACCCCGGGGACGTCCTGCGCGAGACGCTTGCGCGCATCGAGCGCTTCGACGCCCGGGTGCACGCCTTCCTGACCCTCAACCCCGAGGCCGAGGCCGAGGCCGAGGCGGTCCGCCGCCGCGTCGAGGCCGGCGAGGAGCTGCCGCTCGCGGGCGTGCCCGTGGCGGTGAAGGACAACCTGACGACCCGGGGCCTGGCGACGACCTGTGCCTCCGGCGTCCTCGAGGGCTTCGTGCCGCCCTACGACGCGGCGGCGGTGGAGCGCCTGCGCGCCGCCGGCGCGGTCCTCGTGGGCAAGACCAACCTCGACGAGTTCGCCATGGGCTCGTCCACCGAGCACTCGCACTTCGGCCCTACCCGAAACCCCTGGGACCTGGAGCGCGTTCCCGGAGGGTCCTCGGGGGGTTCGGCGGCGGCCGTCGCCGCGGCCTACGTGCCCGTGGCCGTCGGCTCCGACACCGGGGGCTCGGTGCGCCAGCCCGCGGCCTTTACCGGAACCCTGGGCTTCAAGCCCACCTACGGCCGCATCTCGCGCTACGGCCTCGTCGCCTTCGCTTCCAGCCTCGACCAGGTGGGCACCTTCGGCCGCAGCGTCGCGGACCTCGCGCTCGTCAGCCGGGTGCTCATGGGCCACGACCCCCGCGACGCCACCAGCCTGGAGGCCCCGCCGGCACGGCTCGAGCCCGATCCCCGGCGCGGCCGCGGCTACACCCTCGGCGTCGTTCGCGAGACCCTGGAAGAGGGGAACAGCCCCGGGGTGCTGGACGCGCTCGCGCGCTTCCGGACGGTGCTCGAGTCCGCGGGGGTGCGCTTCGTGGAGGTCGAGCTGCCCAGCCTGCGCCACGCCCTCGCCGCCTACTACCTGGTGGCCACCGCCGAGGCGAGCAGCAACCTGGCCCGCTACGACGGGGTCCACTACGGCGCCCGCGTCGCGGCCGGGGAGGTGCGGGCGCTGATGCAGCGGACGCGCGAACGCGGCTTCGGGGCCGAGGTCAAGCGCCGCATCCTGATGGGCACCTTCGCGCTTTCCTCGGGTTACTACGACGCCTACTACGGCCGCGCCCTCAAGGCCCGCCGCCGCATCGCCGCCGAGTTCGCGCAGGCCTTCTGGGAGGTGGACCTGCTCGTCACCCCCACGACCCCGACCCCGGCCTTCCGGCTCGGGGCCAAGCTGGACGACCCGCTGGAGATGTACCTCTCCGATGTGGATACCGTCGCGGTCAACCTCGCGGGGCTGCCTGCCCTCTCCCTCCCCGCGGGCTTCGAGGAAGGGCTGCCGCTGGGGGTGCAGCTCATCGCTCCCGCGCTCGCCGAGGACCGCCTCTTCGACCTCGCCGCGCTCTTCGAGCGGCTGACCGAAGGCGCCTATCAGCAGACGGCGCCGCTCGACTGA
- a CDS encoding 3'-5' exonuclease yields the protein MVPLEYRMAARVARALREAGEPRPARELAYRALAMPSVAPTQLERVIEPVLDGRFFREEGALGLWEWRYPFPQEGEVLVVLDLETTGLSPSENEIIEIALMRVEPGRVERFVRLVNPGSPIPPFITRLTGISSADVADAPDVYTALEEALVYLEGAVLVIQNAPFDLGFLRPRARRLGVKIHNEVIDTVQWARRALPRMRRRGLDHLIRAFEVSIETGARHRALGDVEATWTVAREMYYILTAGEPRRVLEV from the coding sequence ATGGTGCCTCTCGAGTACCGCATGGCCGCCCGGGTGGCGCGCGCGCTGCGCGAGGCCGGCGAACCCCGGCCCGCGCGCGAGCTCGCCTACCGCGCCCTGGCCATGCCCTCGGTGGCTCCGACCCAGCTGGAACGCGTCATCGAGCCGGTGCTCGACGGCCGCTTCTTCCGCGAGGAAGGCGCCCTGGGGCTCTGGGAGTGGCGCTACCCCTTTCCCCAGGAGGGCGAGGTGCTGGTGGTGCTGGACCTGGAGACGACGGGCCTCTCCCCGAGCGAGAACGAGATCATCGAGATCGCCCTGATGCGCGTCGAACCCGGCCGCGTCGAGCGCTTCGTGCGGCTGGTCAACCCCGGGTCGCCGATCCCGCCGTTCATCACCCGGCTCACGGGGATCTCCAGCGCCGACGTGGCCGACGCGCCCGACGTCTACACGGCGCTCGAGGAGGCGCTCGTGTACCTGGAGGGCGCGGTCCTCGTCATCCAGAACGCCCCCTTCGACCTGGGCTTTTTGCGCCCGCGCGCCCGCCGCCTGGGTGTTAAGATACATAACGAAGTCATCGATACCGTGCAGTGGGCCAGGCGCGCACTGCCGCGAATGAGGCGAAGAGGGTTGGACCATTTGATCAGGGCGTTTGAAGTTTCCATTGAAACCGGGGCGCGGCACCGCGCGCTCGGGGACGTCGAGGCGACCTGGACGGTGGCGCGGGAGATGTACTACATCCTCACCGCCGGCGAGCCGCGGCGGGTGCTGGAGGTATAG
- a CDS encoding WecB/TagA/CpsF family glycosyltransferase, producing MNAPRVELLGLPLDPVTMPQALAWVRARLTDPRPAQVVTLNPEIAVRSRRDPELQRALREAELVTPDGVGVLWAARRLLGLHLAERVTGVDLTLRLFEELGPELRVFLLGGRPGVAERAAAAAEGLGVRVAGTHHGYFDDEAPVIAAVAQSGANLLLAGMGERQETFLWRNKLRLGVPVMIGVGGTLDVLAGEARRTPAWSRRLGVEWLLRVGLDPKRWPRALRLLRFVIEVERARRLPPAQR from the coding sequence ATGAACGCCCCCCGCGTCGAACTGCTCGGCCTGCCCCTGGACCCGGTGACGATGCCCCAGGCTCTGGCCTGGGTGCGCGCGCGCCTCACAGACCCCCGGCCGGCGCAGGTGGTGACCCTCAACCCCGAGATCGCCGTTCGCAGCCGCCGCGACCCCGAGCTGCAGCGGGCGCTGCGGGAGGCGGAGCTCGTGACCCCGGACGGCGTGGGCGTCCTCTGGGCCGCACGGCGGTTGCTGGGGCTGCACCTCGCCGAGCGGGTGACCGGCGTCGACCTTACGTTGCGGCTCTTCGAAGAGCTGGGGCCGGAGCTCCGCGTCTTCCTGCTCGGCGGCCGCCCCGGCGTGGCCGAACGCGCCGCCGCCGCCGCGGAGGGGCTGGGGGTGCGCGTCGCGGGGACCCACCACGGCTACTTTGACGACGAAGCGCCGGTGATCGCAGCGGTGGCGCAGAGCGGCGCCAACCTGCTGCTCGCGGGGATGGGCGAGCGCCAGGAAACCTTTCTGTGGCGCAACAAACTCCGGCTCGGGGTGCCGGTAATGATCGGCGTGGGCGGCACCCTCGACGTCCTCGCCGGTGAGGCCCGCCGCACCCCGGCCTGGTCGCGGCGGCTTGGGGTGGAGTGGCTGCTGCGCGTCGGGCTCGACCCCAAGCGCTGGCCGCGGGCGCTGCGCCTGCTTCGTTTCGTGATCGAAGTCGAGCGGGCGCGACGTTTGCCCCCTGCGCAAAGGTAA
- a CDS encoding 2-phosphosulfolactate phosphatase, whose product MRLRVDLTPNPPYGDEPIVVVDVLRATTSIGLLLERGAREVWVARHARAVREAAQPDDLLLGEKEGLPPEGFHHGTSPAALARLDVADRRIYYTSDHLPAALERIDRGENVWLGSLRNAPALVERLRALDAEQITFVCAGFRGAEALDDALAAGLMVRALSAGREACELGDAARLSTALLGAAPDLLEALVGSASGRFLQGMGFADDLVVASWVGADRSLPVLQGTARSRFGRLYRFVSER is encoded by the coding sequence ATGCGCCTGCGCGTCGACCTGACCCCCAACCCCCCCTACGGCGACGAACCGATCGTGGTCGTGGACGTCCTGCGCGCCACCACCTCGATCGGCCTCCTCCTCGAACGCGGGGCCCGCGAGGTCTGGGTGGCCCGCCACGCGCGCGCGGTCCGCGAGGCCGCGCAACCGGACGACCTGCTCCTGGGCGAGAAGGAGGGGCTGCCGCCCGAGGGGTTCCACCACGGCACCTCGCCCGCGGCGCTGGCGCGGCTGGACGTCGCGGACCGGCGGATCTACTACACCAGCGACCACCTGCCCGCCGCCCTGGAACGCATCGACCGCGGCGAGAACGTCTGGCTGGGTTCGCTGCGCAACGCGCCGGCGCTGGTGGAGAGGCTGCGCGCCCTCGACGCGGAGCAGATCACCTTCGTCTGCGCCGGTTTTCGCGGCGCCGAAGCCCTCGACGACGCGCTGGCGGCGGGGCTGATGGTGCGGGCGCTTTCCGCCGGCCGCGAGGCCTGCGAACTCGGCGACGCGGCACGGCTGAGCACCGCCCTGCTGGGTGCTGCCCCCGACCTGCTCGAGGCGTTGGTCGGCTCGGCCTCGGGCCGCTTCCTGCAGGGGATGGGGTTCGCCGACGACCTCGTCGTCGCCAGCTGGGTGGGGGCCGACCGCAGCCTGCCGGTGCTCCAGGGCACCGCGCGGAGCCGTTTCGGCCGGCTCTACCGCTTCGTATCGGAACGATGA
- the csaB gene encoding polysaccharide pyruvyl transferase CsaB has translation MVVALSGYYGFANAGDEAILLALVREARRRGVEPVVLSADPKGTEALHGVEAVPRSKPAALAALARAEGLLSGGGGLLQNTTSNRSLAYYLGLVYLAQTLGKPTWIFGQSLGPLSPAGRRFTAPALRRSRAVVVRDRASLELARGLGVAAGRLRLGADAALLLEPPRVNREEGLVVVVPRARVPQQANLRLREVAERLRAHGFEVLVLGFQPGFDEPALELFDGFTRELSGDPRRVLYWIAQAGYVLSLRLHGLILAAAAGTPYAGGSYDPKVRAFCEESGAPYWELPGDPEAMVRVALHRSGPDKSALRDLRVRAAEGFNHVWGRPEPGTA, from the coding sequence ATGGTGGTCGCGCTAAGCGGCTACTACGGCTTCGCCAACGCCGGCGACGAGGCGATCCTGCTGGCGCTGGTGCGCGAGGCGCGCCGCCGGGGGGTGGAGCCCGTGGTGCTCTCGGCTGACCCGAAGGGCACCGAAGCCCTGCACGGGGTGGAGGCGGTGCCGCGGTCGAAGCCCGCGGCGCTGGCGGCGCTGGCCCGCGCCGAGGGTCTGCTCTCGGGCGGGGGCGGGCTGCTGCAGAACACGACTTCGAACCGCAGCCTCGCCTACTACCTGGGCCTCGTCTACCTGGCCCAGACCCTGGGCAAGCCCACCTGGATCTTCGGGCAGTCGCTGGGGCCGCTAAGCCCCGCGGGGCGGCGCTTCACGGCGCCGGCGCTGCGCAGGAGCCGAGCGGTCGTGGTGCGCGACCGCGCCTCGCTGGAGCTGGCCCGCGGCCTGGGCGTCGCCGCCGGGCGGCTGCGCCTGGGCGCCGACGCGGCGCTGCTGCTCGAGCCACCACGGGTGAACCGCGAGGAGGGGCTGGTCGTCGTCGTCCCCCGCGCCCGGGTGCCGCAGCAGGCCAACCTGCGCCTGCGCGAGGTGGCCGAGCGGCTGCGGGCGCACGGCTTCGAGGTGCTGGTGCTGGGCTTCCAGCCGGGCTTCGACGAGCCGGCGCTCGAGCTCTTCGACGGCTTTACCCGCGAGCTCAGCGGCGACCCGCGGCGGGTGCTCTACTGGATCGCCCAGGCGGGCTACGTCCTCTCGCTCAGGCTCCACGGCCTCATCCTCGCCGCGGCCGCCGGCACCCCCTACGCCGGCGGCAGCTACGACCCCAAGGTCAGGGCCTTCTGCGAGGAAAGCGGCGCCCCCTACTGGGAGCTGCCCGGCGACCCGGAGGCGATGGTGCGGGTGGCGCTGCACCGCAGCGGCCCCGACAAGAGCGCCCTGCGCGACCTGCGGGTGCGCGCCGCCGAAGGGTTCAACCACGTCTGGGGCCGGCCGGAACCGGGAACGGCGTAA
- a CDS encoding type II secretion system F family protein, protein MPLYHYRAKDRQGRSIAATIEADDIRTAAKILREKGYFISELKEPGKGLQAEIKIPGLERGPGLKDVAIFSRQLATMLSAGLPIVQAIAILERQTENKAFQKLLKEIRTDVEGGSSFSDALTKHKVFSRLYVNLVRAGETSGTLDGVLDRLATFLEKDLELRGKIKSAMTYPVIVLVFALLVTYFLLTGIVPQFAQILTDLGSELPLLTRFLIAVSDLLRSGTLYLIVVAVIVGFAYRAYYRTERGRRVIDRIKLRMPVFGNLNKKSALARFSRTFGLLVSSGVNVIEAMDITRGTAGNAVIEDILEETKEAIQVGEPIHSTLLRYPQVFPPMVASMIAIGEETGALDTMLQKIADFYEREVDEAVASLTAAIEPIMIIFLGAIVGTIVAGMFLPLFQIINTLSAG, encoded by the coding sequence ATGCCTCTGTATCACTACCGTGCCAAGGACCGCCAAGGGCGCTCCATCGCCGCGACGATCGAAGCCGACGACATCCGCACTGCGGCCAAGATCCTGCGCGAAAAGGGCTACTTCATCTCGGAGCTGAAGGAGCCCGGCAAAGGCCTCCAGGCCGAGATCAAGATCCCCGGTCTCGAACGCGGTCCGGGGCTCAAGGACGTGGCCATTTTCAGCCGCCAGCTGGCCACCATGCTCTCGGCGGGTCTGCCGATCGTGCAGGCCATCGCCATCCTCGAGCGGCAGACCGAGAACAAGGCCTTCCAGAAGCTCCTCAAGGAGATTCGCACCGACGTGGAGGGGGGCTCGAGCTTCAGCGACGCGCTGACCAAGCACAAGGTCTTCAGCCGCCTCTACGTCAACCTGGTGCGCGCCGGCGAGACCTCGGGCACCCTGGACGGGGTGCTCGACCGCCTGGCCACCTTCCTGGAAAAGGACCTGGAGCTGCGGGGCAAGATCAAGTCGGCGATGACCTATCCGGTGATCGTCCTCGTTTTCGCGCTGCTCGTCACCTACTTCCTGCTTACCGGCATCGTGCCCCAGTTCGCCCAGATCCTCACCGACCTGGGTTCGGAACTGCCGCTGCTCACCCGCTTCCTCATCGCCGTCTCCGATCTCCTCCGCAGCGGCACCCTCTACCTGATCGTCGTCGCGGTGATCGTGGGCTTCGCCTACCGCGCCTACTACCGCACCGAGCGCGGGCGGCGCGTCATCGACCGCATCAAGCTGCGGATGCCGGTCTTCGGCAACCTCAACAAGAAGAGCGCGCTGGCGCGCTTCAGCCGCACCTTCGGCCTGCTTGTCTCCAGCGGCGTCAACGTGATCGAGGCCATGGACATCACCCGCGGCACCGCCGGCAACGCCGTCATCGAGGACATCCTCGAGGAGACCAAGGAAGCCATCCAGGTGGGCGAGCCCATCCACTCGACGCTGCTGCGCTACCCGCAGGTCTTCCCGCCGATGGTGGCCTCGATGATCGCCATCGGCGAGGAGACGGGCGCCCTCGACACCATGCTGCAGAAGATCGCCGACTTCTACGAACGCGAGGTCGACGAGGCCGTGGCCAGCCTGACCGCCGCGATCGAGCCGATCATGATCATCTTCCTGGGCGCCATCGTCGGCACCATCGTGGCCGGCATGTTCCTCCCGCTCTTCCAGATCATCAACACCCTCTCGGCGGGCTAG
- the scpB gene encoding SMC-Scp complex subunit ScpB → MNAALAELLAVFFAAGRPLSDRELARGLERGEEEVRRLVGELGRQLEDGGYGVALEEVAGGWRLIVHPRFVDRVQRVLRPRPPRLSPAALEVLAIVAYHQPITRPEIEAMRGKSSDGVLEGLLERGLVEVVGEKPVVGRPRLYATTQRFLELFGLASLDELPPLEEGPALLLRD, encoded by the coding sequence ATGAACGCGGCCCTGGCCGAACTGCTGGCCGTCTTCTTCGCCGCGGGACGGCCGCTTTCCGACCGCGAGCTGGCCCGGGGGCTGGAGCGCGGCGAGGAGGAGGTCCGCCGGCTCGTCGGCGAACTGGGCCGGCAGCTGGAAGACGGCGGCTACGGGGTGGCGCTCGAAGAGGTGGCGGGGGGCTGGCGGCTCATCGTCCACCCCCGCTTCGTCGACCGGGTGCAGCGGGTGCTGCGCCCCCGCCCCCCGCGGCTGAGCCCGGCGGCGCTCGAGGTGCTGGCCATCGTGGCCTACCACCAGCCGATCACCCGCCCCGAGATCGAGGCGATGCGGGGGAAGAGCTCGGACGGGGTGCTCGAGGGCCTGCTCGAGCGCGGCCTCGTCGAGGTGGTGGGGGAAAAACCGGTGGTGGGCCGCCCGCGGCTCTACGCCACCACCCAGCGCTTCCTCGAACTCTTCGGCCTCGCCAGCCTCGACGAGCTGCCCCCGCTGGAAGAGGGGCCGGCCCTGCTGCTCCGCGACTGA